Below is a window of Vulpes vulpes isolate BD-2025 chromosome 5, VulVul3, whole genome shotgun sequence DNA.
GGCCTGCGGGGAAGGAGAAAGCTGCCCACCCCCTGGACGGGGGCTGGTCTCCCTGCCAGAGCCTCTAGTGGCCAACCTCAGGCTGCCCAGCCCTCCTCCCACATGGGGTTGATGGGAGGGCAGCCCCCGGGGCTCGGCTCAGGAGGTGGAGATCAAGAGACCCTGCCAGGGGCCGAGCTGGTGCCTGGGAACCTGAGTGACATGGGGCTCTGATTCCCGGCTCCCCACCATCTCTCCCGCAGACCCCCATCTTCTGCGCACCATAACCCCCGAGACCCTGTGCCACGTGGGAGTGCCCTCCCGCCTAGAGCACCCACCTCCACCTCCGGCCCACCTGCCgggccccccaccacccccgcctCACTACCCCGTCCTGCAGCGGGATCTGTACATGAAGGCCGAGCCCCCGATGCCCCCCTATGCTGCCATGGGGCAGGGGCTCGTGCCCAGCGATCTCCACCATACGCAGCAGTCCCAGATGCTACACCAGCTGCTACAGCAGCATGGAGCTGAGTAAGACCAGGGCAggtgggcttgggggtggggggccagggcaGCAGTAGGCAGGACAGAGGGGGACATCAGGACAGGGGGGAACCAGGAGGACAGAAGGCCCTGACCCCAGGTGACGAATGTGCCCACCCAGCAGCCAGCTGCAGATATATAGCCACAGCCAAGTGCTCTGACTACCTGATTTGGTGAGCATGGCCTGCCCCACTGTCCAGAGAGGCAAACTGGGGTTCCCAGGGGAGGAAATGTTTGTCCTGGTCATGGAACTAGGaagggacagagccaggacttgaacctCGAGCTGTGCCCTCACCCAGACACCAGTGACTTTCCAACCTTTTTCATGGAGTCCAGGGGCTCTGGAGGAAGTTCTAGCCATGGACCCAAGCTTCCACTCAGACTCCAACCAgtagaattatcttttttaagattttatttatttatttgagagacggagagggagaagcagactccctgctgagagacagcctgatgcggggctccatcccaggaccctgagatcatgacccgaactgaagATAGACATccagctgactgagtcacccaggctcccctaaaatcatacttttatctgtttattttacaCACTGAGATGTCATGAAAGCTTTAGTTCAAGGCCAGATTCCACAGCCTCCTTCCCAAGAAACTCTCCTTCCCAGACTCGGTGGCCTGTGCCCTCTGGGGCTTGTTTGCAGCTATGGAGGCTGCTCTCCCTGGAGCCCCCACTATGAAGGGTGGCTCTGGGAATGTCCCCACAGGGAAAGGACCGACTTGTTCATTCCACAGACAGTTCTGAGCACTCTGTGCACCAGGCCCATTGCTGGGCATGATGGGGACACACAGACAAGTCAGGTTCAATAATCTGGGGGGTAGAGAGGAGtgacagaaacagagaatgaCATTACAGAGCAATGGGGGAGCACAGAGGTAAAGCCCAGGGCTTTTTGGAGGAGGTGTCCTCTGGATTGGGCATATCCTGCTGAGACAGGGtgaagaggggaggggggctcagAAAGGGCCAGCCCCCACATGGCACATGCCTGTGTcacccccaggctccccacacaCCCCTCCAAGAAGAGGAAGCACTCCGAATCACCTCCCAACACCCTCAATACCCAGATGCTGAATGGAATGATCAAACAGGAGCCCGGGACCACCACGAGCCTGCCCCCACACCCAGCTCGCGCCCCATCACCCCCCTGGCCTCCCCAGGGCCCACTGTCACCTGGCCCCAGCTCCTTGCCCCTCAGCATCGCCCGGGTCCAGACGCCACCTTGGCAcccgccaggtgccccctcacCAGGTATGTGCTTGGCCTGCTGAACCTCACAGGGAGCTGACCCTTGACGTTGGGTGTGGGGCACAGGGTTGGGAAGTGGGGCTCAGGGCCCACACAGGTGCTTGCTCCTCCCAGGTCTCCTGCAGGACAATGACAGCCTCAGCGGCTCCTACCTGGACCCCAACTATCAGTCCATCAAGTGGCAACCGCATCAGCAGAACAAGTGGGCCACGCTGTACGATGCAAACTACAAAGAGCTGTGAGTGACTCCTGCCACACCCCGCCCCTCCTGTTACCATCTCTGGGGACCCCCAGTCCTGGCATCAGGGTcccagagcagggcctgggagCACACAGGGTGCAGCATCTTCCTGGTTTAGAGAAGCACAGCAGGCTCAGGGCGGAACTAGGATTGGCACTGAGGGTTCCCAGTTTCTGGGCCAGCCCGAGGCCTCCCCAAGAAGGCAGTGTCTTTAGGGTGGGGCCAGTGGGAGTCAAGTCAGAGAGAAGTGGGTGGATGGATATTTtctggctcctcctcccccactcctgcaTTCCAGGAAGGTAGCAGGAAGTTGTGTTGgcagcagccccctccctggagggagggacaaaggggtgggggaggacaggcTGTCCGGCATTCCTAGCTCTCCCTCAGCACCCACCCATGCAGATTCACTTCCTGGGACCAGGCCAAGAGCACTCTGGGACCACTCCCCTCACTCCCGCAGAAGTCCAGTGGGGCTGAGAGTGTGGCTCACTGATTCCCTTTGGACACTGCCAGGCCTGGACAGGGTGGCCTCCTGGAGGTGGGCTCCCCAGCTGTGTGGGATTCTTAGCCAGAAGCCCTCAGGGTTGGGGGGATCCGGCCTGCTGTAAGTTGCTGAAGGATCCCTTGAGGCCCTGCCAGGCCTGGGGGGAGGAGGTCTTCGGGGATCCCACCCTTATGGCCTGGTGAGGACCCCCCTGCTCTTACTACCATATTTTCGGGGTCAGCCCTGCCATCTCAGGCCCTAAGGCCAGGAAGCTGGCAGCTGAAACCCCGGTGTGGCCTGCATACTTCCTGGGTGGGTGTTCCcctggggtgggcaggtgggtggaACCCCAGGCCTTCCTATATAGATGGTAGCCAGGCCCCAAAGCCTCTTCCCTCAAGTTTGGAGTCATTTTCTGTCCATCTTCCTGGGCATCAGGGGCACCGCTTGGCCTGGGGACCTGGGTGAGGATGGGCTAACAGTTGCCCTCTTTCCTGCCACCTAGAGGTCCCCTAAAGGAGCCATACTTGGAATACTTGCCCAGCAATAGATGGGTAAACTGAGACTGGGTCTGGGCTGCACAGagtgcccctctccccacctgggCAGATGGAGGAGTCAGAATGAGGACTCTGGGGGCTTGAGCAAGCCAGTGGACAGGGGCTGGGCCAGTGCAGAGCCGGCGCCTGGTTCCACCGTTTCCATGGCAACCAGCTGTCAGGCCAGTGAGGCTCTGCAGACACAtcccctctcaccctctctcacCCCATCTCCCATGAGGAGCGGTCTTCAGGCAGCGTTCTGGGAAGGAGCCAAGTGTGAGGAGGGGCCATCAAGCCCCCTCCTCAGGAGCTCTCTCCCATCTGGTGGGGCCTCGGGGTTCTGGCCCTGATTCTCTCATCACCAGGGTGGGCTGCTCCAAGCTACACAGAGGAGAGAATATTGGCTGAAGAGTTTGCAGCCCTGAGCTCAGATCCTTCCGGGGACTCAGTTTCCATTTCTGAGAAGCAGTGGCGGtgcggtgggggggagggggggggcagcctCATGAGTGGTTTGAGGATTGGGGATACCAAGAGAGGAAGTTGATTTGGAATGTAGGCATGTGGGAGGGACATTCCAGGCCGGGCTTTGGGGGGGCCTCCAGCGAGTACCCTCACCTGCCCCTAGGCCAATGCTCACTTACCGTGTGGACGCTGACAAGGGCTTCAACTTCTCGGTGGGCGACGACGCCTTCGTGTGCCAGAAGAAAAACCACTTCCAGGTGACAGTGTACATCGGGATGCTGGGTGAGCCCAAGTATGTCAAGACACCTGAAGGCCTCAAGCCTCTTGACTGCTTCTACCTGAAACTGCATGGAGTGAAGGCAGGTTTTGGGGCTCAgcaaggaggggagggtgggagccAGGAACGCCTGAGATTGAAAGACCTCCAGGCAAAGTGAGTGTACCTGCACCCGAACTGTCAGGCTCCTCATTCTCAGCCATGCTTCCTGATTCCTTCTCTACCTTGACCCCAAGTCTGTGCCCTCAGCTGAGACCCTGCCCTAAGCTGGCTGCTGCCTTAGTCCCCAGCCCCAGATGAACTCCCTGTCATCTTACCCCTCCCtcggggctccccactcagggagTGGGGCTCCAGGGGCCCACTTGCCCTCACGTCATCATGCACCAGGCCTGGCTGTTCCTCTAGAGCATTGCCCACCCTGGCCCCTTCCCCTGTCTTCTCCTCTCTGGCTCTCCCCAGACCAGACCATAACCCCCACCTCATCTAAATGACCGCAGCAGCATCCACTTTGGCTGCAACTCATGTTCCCCCTGAGACACTGGTGGGCATGATACTAGCCATTCTTCCAAAGCACCTGGTGCCCTCCCAGCAAAGCCTTGACTTCTAAGCTTAGGCCACAAAGGCTTTTGGGACCTAGCCCTTCACTCCAGTCCCAGACCCGTTGTGGCCATTCACACAGCCCCTGCTTTCCTGAGGCAGCTCCCTCTCTCTGGGATGCCTTGAGAATGCCCATCCCTCCTCTCCTGGGAGACGATTCCTTGACCTTCCCATTCACTCTGCTACTGGCCTGGGTCCTTAGGGACACCTGCCCTGAGGCTCCTTCCCTGTGGAACCTCTAGCCCCACCCCAGGAGTGCTTGACTTGGAGCCCTTGAGCTtcctgggggcagggccaggtgTGTTTCCTCCTGTGTGGCCTGGCACCTTGGCATGGCATGGAGAGGTTGAGGCGATGTGGGTGTGGGAGAGGGTCTGGGGGGTGTGTGGGTTTGGGTGGGAGTGGGTGTTCATGGAGGTCGGCTAGGGTTATGTGAGCGAAGGTGGAGGCATGTGGGGTGTGGACATGGGGGCCGTGTGTCTGTGGAATGCATGAGTGCGTGCACATGGAGGTGAGAGAGTGATGTGATGGTGCCCTCATGGAGGGGAGGGCCATGCCTCCGCCTCCTGGGGAGCTCtggctgggccaggcctggaCTGAGCGgctaaagggagacagaaccagGGAGGGACCCCGGCCCTGATGTATATcggcctctgcttctcccccagctgGAGGCCCTGAACCAGTCCATCAACATTGAACAGTCGCAGTCTGACCGGAGCAAGCGGCCCTTTAATCCTGTCACGTGAGTATCTGACCCTCTAGGGGGTGGTGCCTGGAAGGGCTGGGGAGCACCCACAGTatctgtgccctccctgcctcctgagtCCCCTGCCGCTCTTCTGCAGGGTCAGTCTGCCCCCTGAGCAGGTCACGAAGGTGACCGTGGGGCGCTTGCACTTCAGCGAGACCACTGCCAACAACATGCGCAAGAAGGGCAAACCCAACCCTGACCAGAGGTGAGCAGGCTGGAGCCCTGCCCTGGCGGGCCCTCTTATTtctgaggaggaggggcaggaaggcacCACCCCATGGGGCAGTGTCCCACAGACGGACCCATTTTATGCAAGAGACCTGAGACTCAGACCTAAGGCTAATGGATTTAAGGATGAGGAAGCAGAAGCCTGGCTCTGGAGGAACAGCTCAGTGGTTCCTTAGCTCTAGGCCCTGGGGAATCTCTGCCCCCTAGTGGAGACTCAGGTTCCTCCTCTGTAGGCTGAGGTGTTAATGCCCTTCGGCCCCTGGGAtgctggagctggagccagggCACTGTACATCAGACATGGGAAGGGGGACTGGCGGGCAGGGGCCAGTGGGGCAAGACCCCGGGGGGCCTCTAAACCCCTGTGCACCCCAGGTACTTCATGCTGGTGGTGGCCCTCCAGGCCCACGCACAGAACCAGAACTACACGCTGGCTGCCCAGATCTCAGAGCGCATCATCGTGAGGGTGAGGGCTCCCTCCTCCCAGGGGATCAAGAGTCGTCCCCAGCGTGGGGAGAAACAGCACGCAGGAAAAatactggggtactggggagtcgGGAGCTCAAGTGCTGACCCTGGTAGGCACTAGCTGTGTGGCTTCGGGCAAGTTTCCACCCTCAGAGCCACAGTGTCTCCTTCACAAGAGTGGAGGTGGATAAGACCTGGATAGCCTTCTGCCATCCCACGAGTGACTTGAAAGGTGCCACAATGGGAGGGACAGGTTAAGTTGGGCGTGGTGGGATGAGACTTTCTGGCTGGAGCCGGAGGGGTGGCTGCAGGGTTTCCCCTTTTCCCAGGGCACTGCACGTCCCACCTCCCGTGGGACTgacccagctccccaccccacccccccccacttGTCCTAGGCCTCCAACCCAGGCCAGTTTGAGAGTGACAGCGACGTGCTGTGGCAGCGGGCGCAGGTGCCTGACACCGTCTTCCACCATGGCCGCGTGGGCATCAACACGGACCGGCCTGATGAGGCGCTGGTGGTGCACGGCAACGTCAAGGTCATGGGCTCGCTCATGCACCCCTCGGATCTGCGGGCCAAGGAGCACGTGCAGGAGGTGGGGGCGGGCTGAGGGCGAAGGACAGGGCCGTGGGGCGGGGCGAGCCGAGTTACCCTCGGGAGGGGCCAGGGGCTGAGGTACTACGGGCCGAAGGACTTGGGGGAGGCAGGCAACTCTCGAattctccatccctccatcccgggaccctggtgTTGTAAGGACTCCGTGCCACTCTGCAGGGCCTGTGTTGTTGCCGCAGTCTTGAGCTCCAGGGCCCACTTCGGATgggccgggaggggaggggtTCAATCTGGGCCCTGGGTCCCGTTCAGGTGGACACCACGGAGCAGCTGAAGAGGATCTCGCGCATGCGGCTGGTGCACTACAGATACAAGCCGGAGTTTGCAGCCACCGCAGGCATCGAGGCCACGGCGCCAGAGACAGGTAGGGACCGGCCTGCGCGGACTGGGGCTGGGGTCTGGGAACCCAGCCACCTTGGGGCTCAGTAACCGTGCCCCCTGGAAACCCCactcccaggagcccctctccTCAACTACTGGAACATCCTACCCTCTAGAAGTCCTGCCCCTCAGCCCTTGGAAAACGGGGCCTCCTCAGGTGCCCAGTAGCTCACCTCTTGACACTGGAAGTCCTGGCATCGCGGTCTTAGGTGAAtcctgcctttatctctgcccaCTTCCCCTGGATCCTTACTCCCAGGAATCCAGCCTTATGTCAGGCTGGGGAACCCCACAACCTGAGCCCGGACTGCAACCTTCTGAACACTTGTCCATGGGAACCCCCTGCTCCGGGGCTCCTTGGATCTCAAATCTCTAGCTCCCAGAATTTCGCCCTCCTCCAGTGGCTCCCCCACAACTCCGCAGGTGTCATCGCGCAGGAAGTGCAGGAGATCCTGCCTGAAGCCGTGAAGGACACTGGAGACATGGTCTTTGCCAATGGACAAACCGTAGAGAATTTCTTGGTGGTGAACAAGGTCTGTGGTGGGGAGGGCTGAGGGAGCCGACGGGCAGGGCGGGGGCCAGCGGGAGGGCATTCATCTCCCACTCAGAGACCAGGAACCCTGAGGTGCAGGGCGCGAGGCCGCCCAGCCTCCTCTCATACTGTGCCCAGAGCCCCAGCCTCACCCTCCAGGGAAGGGGGTGAGCACTCCATGGCTAGCAGGGGCCGTGGCAACACTATGGgtgtgtgctcagcagggagagcGAGCTCATGGGGTCTGGTTTTCTTCCCCTTCAAAAGGAGGCTGAAGATAATCACTGCCAAGTCCTTCTCAGGTGGCTGTCAGCTGAAACACCACTCATTGTGGGGACCAAGTGCTGTTTTGGCTGAATAGTTGGGAGCCAAAGCCTGAGACACCACTGTCGTCAGAGAGGCTGGGAGCCTCTGAGAGCCTGTGGTGTTCTGACAGGGTGGAAAGGGCTGGCccagtggaggtgggggtgcatTTTGGAGGCAGGCACAAGGGGTGGGGGAGCCCAGgctggccagggcagggaggctTTGAGGGCCTCCACATGGCCATGGGTTATGGGGCTGCCATCCTGCCCTCCATCGCCCAGGCTCCTGGGGGCTGATGGCGCTCCTTGCCTGTGGCAGGAGCGCATCTTTATGGAGAATGTGGGTGCCGTGAAGGAGCTGTGCAAGCTGACGGACAACCTGGAGACGCGCATCGATGAGCTGGAGCGTTGGAGCCACAGGCTGGCCAAACTGCGGCGGCTGGACAGCCTCAAGTCCACCGGCAGCTCGGGCGCCTTCAGGTGGGGGCGTGGGCCAGGCAGGGCAAGACCCCCTTCCTAGAGGCTCCTCTGACCCTGGACTTCTTGCTGcagccatgcagggagccagttCAGCCGGGCGGGCAGTGTGCCCCACAAGAAGAGGCCCCCCAAGGTGGCCAGCAAGGTGAGGGCAGCATGGACGGGAGGCAGTTTGGACCGGGCCCTCCCTCTGCAGCCTCTCGGACTGCAAGAGCTCCTCTCTCTTCTCAGCTCTCTAGCTCTCTGGCCCCagttccccttcctctccctctgtgctgcacaccccccacccccatcccaacaCCCATAGGAATGAGTAGACTGTAGCACCCCCACATCCAGCAGAGCCCAAGCCCGCCAAGTGACACCACAGGCTCCCTAAGCCTGAACCttttctgcttcttccccctCGATCCTCAGTCATCCTCTGTGGTCCCAGACCAGGCCTGCATCAACCAGCGCTTCCTACAGGGAACCATTATTGCCCTGGTAGTGGTCATGGCCTTCAGGTGATTTGTCCTCTCCCCGGGCTCCAGGGGtggcctgcgggggcgggggggttggagGGAGGTGAGCGGCCCTTGCCGTTGCCCTTGCCTgcctggaggaagaggaagccGTGGCtgggagatcaagccctggcTGAGGTCTTGGGGGAGGTAGTGGCCACCCCCCTCTCTAGGGCCTGCCCCTGGGGCTGGGAAGACGCCTTTACAGGCATCATTCATTCGCAAGCCCATCCCCTGGAGCCAAGGCCTGCAGACCCTGCCCTAGAGAGCAGACTGGGACAGTGGCTGCAGCTCTAACAGTGGCCCTTTCTTGTGGCTCCCAGCGTGGTGTCCATGTCCACACTGTATGTGCTGAGCCTGCGCACCGAGGAGGACCTGGTAGAAACTGATGGGTATGTCCCTGGAGGCCTGGCTGCTGGCCAAGCTGCCAGGACAGGTGGGGCTTTGGTGGGCCACCCAGGGGCAGAGTTGCTATGGAAGCTGTTTCTTCCCATGGGGACCGCACCTCAGGCTCTCAGCCTGCTGGGGcctgcaggggtgggtggggaggtctCCCTGGAGGAGAGGCGACCAGTTCCCCGTCCCTGCCCAAACCAGTGTTTCTCTGTGGTCTACTCTGCTCCTTGAGGTAGCTGGGCCTCTGACAGTCTGGGGCATCTGAGGGGCACAGACTGGGATGGGGGTTGGAAGGTAAGGAGGACCAGGGTGGGACCCTGGGCTGTTTGCCCACTGTCACCTCAGCTCTGGGGCTACCTCTGACTgtgtcttttctctcctcccctgcacttgtctcccctcctcttcttctctgcTGCCCCTTAGCTCTTTTGCCGTGTCCACTTCCTGCCTTCTGGCCCTGCTCCGGCCCCAGCTCGCTGGGGGGAGTGAGGCCCTGTGCCCATGGTATGTGTCTGGAACAAGTCCCCTCCCTCCTACCTCTGGCTCCTGACTCTTTTCCACCATCCTTGTCCACCTCTTCCTGTCCCTCCTGTTCCTCCGGGACTCCCAGGCCTCCCTGTTGAGGCTCTTGCAGTCGCTCTGAGCTCAGCCCACCCTTCCCCAGCAGGTTAAGCCAGAGCTTTGGGACCACTCAGCTCCGACAGTCCCCTGTGACCACCGGGCTGCCAGGCACACAGCCCTCTTTGCTGCTGGGTGCGTGTAGCACTGGGTTTGGAGGGTGGGGACGGGGGAGAGGTGGCCATGTTCTAGGTGGGGGCCCAGCTGCCCAGCTCACATAGCCTCTGGCTTCCTCAGTTACCACTGGCCTGACCCGCTCAGCCCCAGGTCCGGTCGTCCCCACCTTGGACCTGTGCTCCAGCCACCCCTGCCCGGTTGTCTGCTGCTCGTTGTCTACCCCCAGCCTGACCACTGCCCCTAGTCTTGGCCCCAGCTTTAACCCTGGCCGTGGCCTCAACCCCAGTCCCAGTCCCTCCGGCAACCGCTCAGGTATGGCTACCTCGGGTCCAGGGTTTGGGTTGAGGGGGTTTTATGTGAGTCCAGAGAAAGGCCCTAAAGACTCATTAGAGGGAGTGTATCCAGAGCCCAGAATGAGGCTCTGGAGAGAGATTGGTGGGTCTCCCAGAAGGGACGAAGAGACAGATGCAGGTCACCCAGAGTCTGTGAAGTCCTAGAGAAAGCTGGACCAGAGGCAGCCGGTTCCCTCTTCTCAGCCTATCCCTCATTCTGTCCATAGGCCCCAGCCAGATGGCCCTGCTGCCAGTCACAAACATCAAAGCCAAATCCTGGAGCCTATCAGCCAATGGCATTGGCCACTCCAAGCATCCAAAGAGCTCAGAGCCTCTGGCCAGCCCTGCAGTCCCCTTCTCTGGAGGGCAGGGCAAAGCCAAGAACAGCCCCAGCCTTAGTCTCCATGGTCGGACCCGCCGAGGGGCCTCCCAGCCTGGCCTGAGCCCTGCTCAGCCAACTCAGGCCCGGGGCCAGCCAGGTActtgccctccccaccctccatcttCTCAGCCCAGCCACCTGAAGGCCTGGTGCAGGACTGCCAGTCCACAGACATTTGCTGGGTGTTACCGAGTACCACCAGTCGGGCCAGGAACCTTATGTAGATCacctcattcaatcctcacacaCATCCCCGTAGTTCAGATGGGGAAGCGGAGACAGATCATGTGGCCTGTCAGCAGCAGAACCACAGACTGACCAAGTCTGCCTGATGCCAAGGCCACAGAAAAAGCCAGGGGCCTTCCAGGCTTCAGCCAGGTGGCTCTGCTCTGGGTATTGGGCCTCCTTATCAGCTTTCATTTGATGGGTTTTgtggcttaaagaaaaaaaaaaaaaaaaaaggtttagaaaCTGTGACTTGCTAAGATTGAAGTTCAGAGTGATGGCGAAACCCCACAGGTTAGCTGCTCACCAGCCAGCCTTTTCTGTTCCGTGGCTGACTCCCTACAGGGTACTGGGGTGATGAAGACAGGTATGCCCTGACCCCGGATTTCATGCTCAGAGACATGAAAACAGTCATGTAGTAGAGTGACGGGGCTCTGAGGGGACATGtagggctggggggcgggggcacttCATCCAGGCTGAGGTGGGGAGGTGATCAGGGAAGGtctccctggaggaggtgacattggaGCTGAGTCCCTGAAGGACCACAGGAGTTTGCCTGGAAGGGAAATGAGATGGGTACCTTCTGGTATCTGTTCATGAACCTGCAGGCATGCTGGGTCCTGCAGGGGTCCTTGGGTACCTGGGTTAGTCCTCATAGAGCTGAAAACATACCAGGTCTAGCAGATGTTTGGTGACCCCAGCTTCCCCTTCCTAGTGGGATGGTCAGGCAGCAGCCAGATGACCAAGAAAGCCTGTCTCCCCCACCCATCATGTCGCACTTCAGTCCTACCAGTTGGTGCGGGGGTTCATCCACATAGGCCACAGCCTTCACAAGTAGTGTGCTGGTAGGTGTTTAACAGTTGGCTCTTCGGAAAAAAAGCCCTGATTGGTGGCGAATATTCCTACTATGGCTGACTTCAAGCAACCAGCTTGATGCCACTGAACTGAATGTAGAAA
It encodes the following:
- the MYRF gene encoding myelin regulatory factor isoform X16; protein product: MSGAPKPFLGASGPPIKVEPKAPYAPGTLPDSPPDSGSEAYSPQQVNDPHLLRTITPETLCHVGVPSRLEHPPPPPAHLPGPPPPPPHYPVLQRDLYMKAEPPMPPYAAMGQGLVPSDLHHTQQSQMLHQLLQQHGAELPTHPSKKRKHSESPPNTLNTQMLNGMIKQEPGTTTSLPPHPARAPSPPWPPQGPLSPGPSSLPLSIARVQTPPWHPPGAPSPGLLQDNDSLSGSYLDPNYQSIKWQPHQQNKWATLYDANYKELPMLTYRVDADKGFNFSVGDDAFVCQKKNHFQVTVYIGMLGEPKYVKTPEGLKPLDCFYLKLHGVKLEALNQSINIEQSQSDRSKRPFNPVTVSLPPEQVTKVTVGRLHFSETTANNMRKKGKPNPDQRYFMLVVALQAHAQNQNYTLAAQISERIIVRASNPGQFESDSDVLWQRAQVPDTVFHHGRVGINTDRPDEALVVHGNVKVMGSLMHPSDLRAKEHVQEVDTTEQLKRISRMRLVHYRYKPEFAATAGIEATAPETGVIAQEVQEILPEAVKDTGDMVFANGQTVENFLVVNKERIFMENVGAVKELCKLTDNLETRIDELERWSHRLAKLRRLDSLKSTGSSGAFSHAGSQFSRAGSVPHKKRPPKVASKSSSVVPDQACINQRFLQGTIIALVVVMAFSVVSMSTLYVLSLRTEEDLVETDGSFAVSTSCLLALLRPQLAGGSEALCPWLSQSFGTTQLRQSPVTTGLPGTQPSLLLAPGPVVPTLDLCSSHPCPVVCCSLSTPSLTTAPSLGPSFNPGRGLNPSPSPSGNRSGPSQMALLPVTNIKAKSWSLSANGIGHSKHPKSSEPLASPAVPFSGGQGKAKNSPSLSLHGRTRRGASQPGLSPAQPTQARGQPVSLLADPVPSLTSIQVLETLMPITSQYCAPGDACRPGNFTYHIPVSSSTPLHLSLTLQMNSSFPVSVVLCSLTSKEEPCEEGGFPQSLHTYQDTQGTSHQWPITILSFREFTYHFRVALLSHLPLPSPTRIRPTAVQRPLSGQPQTTTSISTGCVTELPSPRWQHSGAWSPGRPFHTGCSGVILEPATRQLSAVHWHSLGD
- the MYRF gene encoding myelin regulatory factor isoform X22, translated to MDAPFGDPHLLRTITPETLCHVGVPSRLEHPPPPPAHLPGPPPPPPHYPVLQRDLYMKAEPPMPPYAAMGQGLVPSDLHHTQQSQMLHQLLQQHGAELPTHPSKKRKHSESPPNTLNTQMLNGMIKQEPGTTTSLPPHPARAPSPPWPPQGPLSPGPSSLPLSIARVQTPPWHPPGAPSPGLLQDNDSLSGSYLDPNYQSIKWQPHQQNKWATLYDANYKELPMLTYRVDADKGFNFSVGDDAFVCQKKNHFQVTVYIGMLGEPKYVKTPEGLKPLDCFYLKLHGVKLEALNQSINIEQSQSDRSKRPFNPVTVSLPPEQVTKVTVGRLHFSETTANNMRKKGKPNPDQRYFMLVVALQAHAQNQNYTLAAQISERIIVRASNPGQFESDSDVLWQRAQVPDTVFHHGRVGINTDRPDEALVVHGNVKVMGSLMHPSDLRAKEHVQEVDTTEQLKRISRMRLVHYRYKPEFAATAGIEATAPETGVIAQEVQEILPEAVKDTGDMVFANGQTVENFLVVNKERIFMENVGAVKELCKLTDNLETRIDELERWSHRLAKLRRLDSLKSTGSSGAFSHAGSQFSRAGSVPHKKRPPKVASKSSSVVPDQACINQRFLQGTIIALVVVMAFSVVSMSTLYVLSLRTEEDLVETDGSFAVSTSCLLALLRPQLAGGSEALCPWLSQSFGTTQLRQSPVTTGLPGTQPSLLLVTTGLTRSAPGPVVPTLDLCSSHPCPVVCCSLSTPSLTTAPSLGPSFNPGRGLNPSPSPSGNRSGPSQMALLPVTNIKAKSWSLSANGIGHSKHPKSSEPLASPAVPFSGGQGKAKNSPSLSLHGRTRRGASQPGLSPAQPTQARGQPDPVPSLTSIQVLETLMPITSQYCAPGDACRPGNFTYHIPVSSSTPLHLSLTLQMNSSFPVSVVLCSLTSKEEPCEEGGFPQSLHTYQDTQGTSHQWPITILSFREFTYHFRVALLSHLPLPSPTRIRPTAVQRPLSGQPQTTTSISTGCVTELPSPRWQHSGAWSPGRPFHTGCSGVILEPATRQLSAVHWHSLGD
- the MYRF gene encoding myelin regulatory factor isoform X13, translated to MSGAPKPFLGASGPPIKVEPKAPYAPGTLPDSPPDSGSEAYSPQQVNDPHLLRTITPETLCHVGVPSRLEHPPPPPAHLPGPPPPPPHYPVLQRDLYMKAEPPMPPYAAMGQGLVPSDLHHTQQSQMLHQLLQQHGAELPTHPSKKRKHSESPPNTLNTQMLNGMIKQEPGTTTSLPPHPARAPSPPWPPQGPLSPGPSSLPLSIARVQTPPWHPPGAPSPGLLQDNDSLSGSYLDPNYQSIKWQPHQQNKWATLYDANYKELPMLTYRVDADKGFNFSVGDDAFVCQKKNHFQVTVYIGMLGEPKYVKTPEGLKPLDCFYLKLHGVKLEALNQSINIEQSQSDRSKRPFNPVTVSLPPEQVTKVTVGRLHFSETTANNMRKKGKPNPDQRYFMLVVALQAHAQNQNYTLAAQISERIIVRASNPGQFESDSDVLWQRAQVPDTVFHHGRVGINTDRPDEALVVHGNVKVMGSLMHPSDLRAKEHVQEVDTTEQLKRISRMRLVHYRYKPEFAATAGIEATAPETGVIAQEVQEILPEAVKDTGDMVFANGQTVENFLVVNKERIFMENVGAVKELCKLTDNLETRIDELERWSHRLAKLRRLDSLKSTGSSGAFSHAGSQFSRAGSVPHKKRPPKVASKSSSVVPDQACINQRFLQGTIIALVVVMAFSVVSMSTLYVLSLRTEEDLVETDGSFAVSTSCLLALLRPQLAGGSEALCPWLSQSFGTTQLRQSPVTTGLPGTQPSLLLVTTGLTRSAPGPVVPTLDLCSSHPCPVVCCSLSTPSLTTAPSLGPSFNPGRGLNPSPSPSGNRSGPSQMALLPVTNIKAKSWSLSANGIGHSKHPKSSEPLASPAVPFSGGQGKAKNSPSLSLHGRTRRGASQPGLSPAQPTQARGQPVSLLADPVPSLTSIQVLETLMPITSQYCAPGDACRPGNFTYHIPVSSSTPLHLSLTLQMNSSFPVSVVLCSLTSKEEPCEEGGFPQSLHTYQDTQGTSHQWPITILSFREFTYHFRVALLSHLPLPSPTRIRPTAVQRPLSGQPQTTTSISTGCVTELPSPRWQHSGAWSPGRPFHTGCSGVILEPATRQLSAVHWHSLGD